The following proteins are encoded in a genomic region of Oscillatoria salina IIICB1:
- a CDS encoding type II toxin-antitoxin system death-on-curing family toxin: protein MQNPNFVSRSLAITIHLEQIEIFGGTAGIRDEGLLVSALAQPRASFFGELLHPTIHEQAAAYLFHLAKNHPFVDGNKRTAFAVMVVFLGLNGYSLNLASGDAYNLVIQVATGAISKAELAIFLEENIRLSSG from the coding sequence TTGCAGAATCCTAATTTTGTTTCTCGTTCTTTAGCTATCACTATTCATTTAGAACAAATTGAAATATTTGGTGGTACTGCGGGGATTAGAGATGAAGGTTTATTAGTGTCTGCACTTGCTCAACCTCGAGCTAGTTTTTTCGGCGAACTTTTACATCCAACTATTCACGAACAAGCTGCGGCTTATTTGTTTCATTTGGCGAAAAATCATCCTTTTGTTGATGGAAATAAGCGTACTGCTTTTGCGGTTATGGTTGTTTTTTTGGGTTTAAATGGTTATTCTCTTAATCTTGCTTCGGGAGATGCTTATAATTTGGTTATTCAAGTAGCTACTGGAGCAATAAGTAAGGCGGAATTAGCAATTTTTTTAGAAGAAAATATTCGGTTATCATCTGGTTAG
- a CDS encoding translation initiation factor, producing the protein MSAKRNSNQNKKNRAVYQEFGTPDNSAAFERAVPELPPNQQDLRVQATKSGRKGKVVTVVTGFQSKPETLAKLVKQLKTQCGSGGTVKENTIEIQGEHKQKILDILTKLGYKVKISGG; encoded by the coding sequence ATGTCTGCAAAGCGTAACTCTAACCAAAATAAGAAAAACCGGGCGGTTTACCAAGAATTCGGTACTCCAGATAATTCTGCTGCTTTTGAGAGAGCAGTTCCCGAATTGCCACCAAATCAACAAGATTTGCGGGTTCAAGCTACTAAGTCTGGACGTAAAGGTAAAGTTGTTACTGTGGTTACGGGTTTTCAAAGTAAGCCGGAAACTTTGGCTAAATTGGTTAAACAGTTAAAAACTCAGTGTGGTAGTGGCGGTACTGTTAAGGAAAATACTATTGAAATTCAAGGGGAACATAAGCAGAAAATTCTCGATATTTTAACTAAGTTGGGTTATAAGGTTAAGATTAGTGGCGGCTGA
- the trpB gene encoding tryptophan synthase subunit beta gives MTKTPISPSTQTQQPDTFGRFGVFGGKYVPETLMPALSELEAAYAQYCNDRDFQAELQGLLADYVGRPSPLYFAERLSAHYAQPDGTTPQIYLKREDLNHTGAHKINNALAQVLLAKRMGKQRIIAETGAGQHGVATATVCARFGLECVIYMGVHDMERQALNVFRMRLMGATVQPVEAGTGTLKDATSEAIRDWVTNVENTHYILGSVAGPHPYPQIVRDFQAIIGVETRQQCQEKWGGLPDILLACVGGGSNAMGLFHEFVKDSGVRMIGVEAAGEGAETDKHAATLTKGRPGVLHGAMSYLLQDEEGQPIEAHSISAGLDYPGVGPEHSYLKDSGRAEYYSVTDSEAIAALQLLSELEGIIPALETAHALAYLEKLCPQLSGSPKIVLNCSGRGDKDVQTVAKYLESQQQ, from the coding sequence GTGACCAAAACTCCCATTTCTCCATCTACTCAAACCCAACAACCAGACACTTTCGGACGCTTTGGTGTCTTTGGCGGTAAATACGTCCCCGAAACGCTAATGCCTGCTCTAAGCGAGTTAGAAGCAGCTTATGCTCAATATTGTAACGATCGCGATTTCCAGGCGGAATTACAAGGGCTACTTGCCGATTATGTGGGACGACCTAGCCCATTATATTTCGCCGAACGTCTCTCGGCTCACTACGCGCAACCTGATGGGACAACGCCACAAATTTATCTCAAGCGCGAAGATTTAAACCACACTGGCGCTCATAAAATTAATAATGCCTTGGCTCAAGTTCTCCTGGCGAAGCGGATGGGTAAACAGCGTATTATTGCGGAAACAGGCGCAGGTCAACATGGAGTAGCGACGGCAACAGTTTGCGCTCGTTTTGGTTTAGAATGCGTAATCTATATGGGCGTACATGATATGGAACGCCAAGCTTTAAATGTGTTTCGGATGCGATTGATGGGCGCAACGGTTCAGCCTGTGGAAGCGGGAACTGGTACGCTGAAAGATGCTACTTCTGAAGCAATTCGCGATTGGGTGACGAATGTGGAAAATACTCACTATATTCTCGGTTCGGTAGCTGGACCTCATCCTTATCCGCAGATTGTGCGCGATTTTCAAGCAATAATTGGTGTGGAAACTCGCCAGCAATGTCAAGAAAAGTGGGGCGGTTTACCTGATATTCTTCTTGCTTGCGTTGGTGGTGGTTCTAATGCGATGGGTTTGTTTCACGAGTTTGTGAAGGACTCTGGGGTACGGATGATTGGTGTTGAAGCCGCAGGTGAGGGTGCGGAGACTGATAAACACGCGGCGACGTTAACTAAAGGTCGTCCGGGGGTTTTGCACGGGGCGATGAGCTATTTGTTGCAAGATGAAGAAGGTCAACCCATAGAAGCGCATTCAATTAGTGCTGGCTTGGATTATCCGGGGGTTGGACCAGAACATAGTTATCTTAAAGATAGTGGTCGGGCAGAGTATTACAGTGTAACTGATTCTGAGGCGATCGCCGCTTTACAATTACTCTCTGAGTTGGAAGGAATTATTCCGGCTTTGGAAACTGCTCATGCTCTTGCTTATCTGGAAAAACTGTGTCCTCAACTAAGTGGCAGTCCAAAAATTGTCCTTAATTGTTCCGGAAGGGGGGATAAGGATGTGCAGACTGTGGCTAAGTACCTCGAATCTCAACAACAATAA
- a CDS encoding CAP domain-containing protein → MVKRFTFLGITVLVGGLAGCSSYEQVSSVPSPNSAPATPTTTQSAAVGSLSALEQAIHQQVNQYRISKGLPALELDARISEQSRLHSEAMAQGKVPFSHQGFEGRVKAVERAIPYRAAAENVAYNQGYQDPATQAVQGWIQSDGHRKNMEGDFDVSGIGVAQNARGEYYFTQVFIKRR, encoded by the coding sequence ATGGTCAAAAGGTTTACATTTCTCGGTATAACTGTGCTTGTCGGTGGGTTGGCTGGCTGTAGTTCTTACGAACAAGTTTCGTCAGTTCCTTCACCGAATTCTGCTCCTGCTACTCCCACAACGACGCAAAGCGCTGCGGTGGGTTCTTTAAGCGCTTTGGAGCAAGCAATTCATCAGCAGGTGAATCAATATCGGATCTCGAAAGGTTTACCTGCTTTAGAGTTAGATGCTCGTATTAGCGAACAATCTCGCTTGCATAGTGAAGCAATGGCGCAGGGTAAGGTTCCTTTTTCTCATCAAGGCTTTGAAGGACGGGTAAAAGCTGTGGAAAGAGCAATTCCTTATCGTGCTGCGGCGGAAAATGTCGCTTATAACCAAGGTTATCAAGATCCGGCGACTCAGGCTGTGCAGGGTTGGATACAAAGCGACGGACATCGGAAAAATATGGAAGGAGATTTCGATGTCAGTGGTATTGGAGTGGCGCAGAATGCTCGGGGGGAATATTATTTCACTCAGGTGTTTATTAAACGGCGATAG
- a CDS encoding ribonuclease D: MELENFQVCDRDLDDTTLSLYLEADALAVDTETMGLNPLRDRLCLIQICDPTGYVTAIRVAKGQNSAPNLHKLMEVENITKVFHFARFDLAQLQHTLGILTTPVFCTKIASKLARTYTASHGLKALVQELTAVELDKTSQSSDWGNAANLSEAQLSYAANDVRYLLEIQQKLTVMLKREGRWELAQKCMQSLPIFVELDLLQFKDIFEH, translated from the coding sequence ATGGAATTAGAAAACTTTCAGGTGTGCGATCGCGATCTTGATGATACTACTCTTTCGCTTTATCTCGAAGCTGATGCTTTGGCAGTGGATACCGAAACAATGGGTTTAAATCCCCTGCGCGATCGCCTTTGTTTAATTCAGATTTGCGATCCTACAGGTTATGTTACCGCAATCCGTGTCGCTAAAGGACAAAACAGCGCCCCTAATTTACATAAGCTGATGGAAGTAGAAAATATTACGAAAGTCTTCCATTTTGCTCGTTTTGACCTCGCCCAACTTCAGCATACTTTGGGGATTTTGACAACCCCAGTTTTTTGTACTAAAATTGCCAGTAAACTGGCTCGAACCTACACTGCTAGTCACGGTTTGAAGGCTTTGGTACAAGAATTAACCGCCGTGGAATTAGATAAAACTTCCCAAAGTTCAGATTGGGGCAATGCGGCTAACCTTTCGGAGGCACAATTGAGTTATGCTGCTAATGATGTTCGTTACTTGTTGGAGATACAGCAAAAACTGACGGTAATGCTCAAGCGAGAGGGACGTTGGGAATTAGCGCAAAAATGTATGCAGTCTCTACCCATTTTTGTCGAGTTAGATTTGCTGCAATTCAAAGATATTTTTGAACATTGA
- a CDS encoding aldo/keto reductase has protein sequence MEYRRFGRTELQIPVFSCGGMRYQFKWKDVPRWTIPQKNQRNLEATINRALEVGINHIETARGYGTSELQLGRILPHFAREKLIIQTKIAPNEDPKKFRQTFDKSFNLLKLDYIDLLGIHGINTAELLDYTVKPGGCMEVVRQLQREGKVRFVGFSTHGATDVIVKTISTNEFDYVNLHWYYIFQNNWAAIEAANRHDMGVFIISPSDKGGHLYNPPEKLVELCKPLSPMVFNDLFCLSHPQVHTLSLGAAKPADFDEHLKVLPLLNKAEEILPAILERLEETAIATLGENWYHTWQQGLPSPEETPGNVNIPTILWLRNLALAYDMLEYGKARYNMLGNGGHWFPGQKADNLEKLDLSECLANSPHAERIPEYLAECDRLLRDKNVKRLSQQ, from the coding sequence ATGGAATATCGCAGATTTGGTCGCACAGAATTACAAATACCTGTTTTCTCTTGTGGGGGAATGCGCTATCAGTTTAAATGGAAGGATGTCCCTCGCTGGACAATTCCTCAGAAAAATCAGCGTAATTTAGAAGCGACAATTAATCGCGCTTTAGAGGTAGGAATTAATCACATTGAAACAGCTAGAGGTTATGGAACTTCTGAGTTACAATTAGGGAGAATTTTGCCTCATTTTGCGAGAGAAAAGTTGATTATTCAAACAAAAATTGCTCCTAATGAAGACCCGAAAAAGTTTCGCCAAACCTTTGACAAGTCTTTCAATTTACTGAAACTCGACTATATTGATTTACTCGGAATTCATGGAATTAATACGGCGGAATTATTAGATTATACAGTTAAACCTGGTGGCTGTATGGAAGTAGTAAGACAGTTACAGAGAGAAGGAAAAGTTCGCTTTGTGGGCTTTTCGACTCACGGAGCAACAGACGTAATTGTTAAGACAATTTCGACAAATGAATTCGATTATGTTAATCTACATTGGTATTATATTTTCCAAAATAATTGGGCGGCAATTGAAGCAGCAAACCGTCATGATATGGGAGTATTTATTATTAGTCCTTCCGACAAAGGCGGACATCTTTATAATCCGCCCGAAAAGTTGGTAGAATTGTGTAAACCACTGAGTCCGATGGTATTCAATGACTTATTTTGTCTGAGTCATCCGCAAGTGCATACCCTAAGTTTAGGTGCAGCAAAACCAGCAGATTTTGACGAACATTTAAAAGTTTTGCCATTATTAAACAAAGCCGAAGAAATCTTACCAGCAATTTTAGAGAGATTGGAAGAAACGGCGATCGCCACTCTCGGCGAAAATTGGTATCATACTTGGCAGCAAGGTTTACCTTCCCCCGAAGAAACCCCAGGAAACGTCAATATTCCGACAATTTTGTGGCTGAGAAACCTAGCCTTAGCCTACGACATGCTCGAATACGGCAAAGCCCGCTACAATATGCTTGGTAACGGCGGACATTGGTTTCCGGGACAAAAAGCAGATAACCTAGAGAAACTAGATTTAAGTGAATGTCTCGCGAACAGTCCCCATGCTGAAAGAATACCAGAATATTTAGCCGAGTGCGATCGCTTGTTGAGAGATAAAAACGTCAAACGTCTTTCTCAACAATAA
- a CDS encoding quinone-dependent dihydroorotate dehydrogenase encodes MDIYQATIRPILFSGLKADPEWLHHNSLRLLSWLERTKKSPGTSLLLSQLEQSCCVSDRRLEQTVWGINFPNPMGLAAGFDKDGVAAGIWGSLGFGFAELGTVTWHPQPGNPRPRLFRLLEDKAVLNRMGFNNQGSSALAESLSQRDSAHLPWGINLGKSKVTPLGDAANDYRESFQLLQNFGDYFVVNVSSPNTPGLRSLQDPAQLRLILDTLQQENQAQKPILVKIAPDLEWEAIADVIDLAQVYNLAGIIATNTTIRRDILQTQIITKTGKPVTEEAGGISGLPLQKRSTEVIRFIFQQTNGKLPIIGVGGIFTPEDAWEKIAAGASLVQIYTGLVYEGPWIVKRILSGLLQQLEKHNLDSISQAIGISNTTKN; translated from the coding sequence GTGGATATTTACCAAGCTACAATTCGTCCGATCTTGTTTTCTGGTTTGAAGGCAGATCCGGAATGGTTACATCACAATAGTTTGCGTTTGTTAAGCTGGCTGGAAAGAACTAAAAAAAGTCCTGGAACCAGTTTGCTGCTAAGTCAGTTAGAGCAATCTTGTTGTGTGAGCGATCGCCGTTTGGAACAAACTGTGTGGGGAATTAATTTCCCTAATCCTATGGGACTTGCAGCCGGATTTGATAAGGATGGCGTAGCTGCTGGTATTTGGGGGTCTTTAGGCTTTGGTTTTGCTGAATTAGGGACGGTGACATGGCATCCTCAACCAGGAAATCCCCGTCCGCGCTTGTTTCGCTTGCTAGAAGACAAAGCGGTACTCAATCGCATGGGGTTTAACAATCAAGGTAGCTCGGCTCTGGCTGAGAGTTTAAGTCAGCGAGATTCTGCCCATTTACCTTGGGGAATTAACCTCGGTAAGTCTAAGGTAACACCTCTAGGGGATGCTGCGAATGATTATCGCGAAAGTTTTCAGCTTCTCCAAAATTTCGGCGACTACTTTGTGGTTAATGTGAGTTCGCCGAATACTCCAGGGTTGCGATCGCTCCAAGATCCCGCTCAGTTACGTCTGATTCTCGATACTCTCCAACAAGAAAATCAAGCACAAAAACCGATTCTTGTCAAGATTGCCCCCGATTTGGAGTGGGAAGCGATCGCCGATGTAATTGACCTCGCCCAAGTTTATAATTTAGCAGGAATTATTGCTACAAATACGACTATTCGCCGCGATATCTTGCAAACTCAAATTATTACCAAAACTGGAAAACCTGTCACCGAAGAAGCAGGTGGAATTAGCGGTTTACCTTTACAAAAACGCTCCACAGAAGTTATTCGCTTTATTTTCCAACAAACTAACGGAAAGTTACCTATAATTGGCGTAGGCGGCATTTTTACCCCCGAAGATGCTTGGGAAAAAATTGCTGCTGGTGCAAGTTTAGTCCAAATTTACACAGGTTTAGTTTACGAAGGTCCCTGGATAGTAAAACGCATTTTGTCTGGCTTATTACAGCAACTAGAAAAGCATAATCTAGATTCAATTTCTCAAGCCATAGGTATCAGTAACACCACCAAAAATTAA
- a CDS encoding GAF domain-containing protein, with the protein MGQQLPPTEENRLVALARVLQILREEDNASVLIETTLDYLSAEFDYRLIWIGLYDRLEHRLVGKGGKAPNGETSFLKKNFLLTPGDLLEQVVIQQRPVSVSDLREETRAGEWRRAALQFEVEGALLFPLRCKDRCFGLVLLGSHLWGVSPAPGERAELSLLFGSLATALYQIELEWQRSATKRPDQTFFQLFDELQQKLTLSKRLETIVNLTQQFIIPTRTNIYWYSPQRRYFWHRVTNQQMIRGVSDLRNSAPGITVAEAEDFYQMLVADRLVAIGSGRSPLRAESTGQLLSRLHARSLLAAPIIVQDELAGFLAVEDQEARIWEGAEKNYVRAVAQIAALVAGNEDLETRFEQSRSNTNLVAQVAEVLASNTDAKNALSTVGQLVCKRFEVPGFLVLNADRDDTYTLLYQYPSLNQRSLTIPIPILEDEEWQQMKPDGGLIAIENLEESEHFSNWSKALSQLGARSLLLHPIQNGDAKGMLLITHNAPRTWNSTERLLATVVAGQIGWLLKLVKLKNNTIALSSQQQTLQTGLTQLWEANSDRVWLEYLANLLTAPFALLLSWQKVSKPQGKITASVGALPSVDNLTIAVEGDPLLQAALASSNFYDCSLAGLNPISKKWLNYPQQAKAYLFPVRTYFHETAMGMFVFAFPDGSQFPTHLGEIATILMRQFAWYRRNQQQTATFLKGRRDNQTLNWYKHRCLEFLHQAVANWLALSETEPQGNKIEIGGQSLQQTRQQQKLRELEDIEATLTSVIAEEDWQLKGSLGVVSVPSLLKRSLRLVETSYQKRNLLTRIHNAGGLTVYSDRFKLECVLFELLLVAQSRAPEGSEIEFWCRTLPAHIEVLLVETWEVQPTNKSAAKLPWEIPADSFTPTNINLKVCQRIIQALGSKLRFHKLQDGRYLTRLILPTPRK; encoded by the coding sequence ATGGGTCAGCAACTACCCCCAACCGAGGAAAACAGACTTGTTGCTTTAGCACGGGTTTTACAAATCTTACGCGAGGAAGACAATGCCTCTGTTTTAATTGAAACTACCCTAGATTACCTTTCGGCAGAGTTTGACTATCGTTTAATTTGGATCGGTCTTTACGATCGCCTGGAACATCGTTTAGTAGGTAAAGGTGGAAAAGCACCGAATGGAGAAACTAGCTTTCTCAAGAAAAATTTTCTCCTCACTCCTGGTGATTTACTCGAACAAGTAGTAATTCAGCAACGTCCAGTCAGCGTTTCCGATCTCCGGGAAGAAACACGCGCCGGAGAATGGCGACGAGCGGCGTTACAATTTGAAGTTGAAGGAGCCTTGTTATTTCCTTTGCGCTGCAAAGACCGTTGTTTTGGTTTAGTTTTGTTAGGTTCTCACCTGTGGGGTGTGTCTCCTGCTCCTGGCGAACGTGCCGAACTTTCGCTACTATTCGGTAGTTTGGCGACTGCTCTTTACCAAATTGAATTAGAATGGCAGCGATCGGCAACTAAACGTCCCGACCAAACTTTTTTCCAGTTATTTGATGAGTTACAGCAAAAATTAACCCTCTCGAAACGTTTAGAAACTATTGTCAATCTGACTCAGCAATTTATCATCCCGACACGCACAAATATTTACTGGTATTCTCCCCAAAGACGTTATTTTTGGCATCGAGTAACTAATCAGCAAATGATTCGCGGGGTAAGCGATTTGCGCAATAGCGCCCCTGGGATTACTGTGGCTGAAGCAGAAGATTTTTATCAAATGTTAGTCGCAGATCGTTTAGTCGCGATCGGTTCGGGAAGAAGTCCTCTGCGGGCTGAAAGTACCGGACAATTGCTTTCTCGACTTCATGCTCGTTCTTTGCTGGCTGCACCAATTATCGTTCAAGATGAATTAGCAGGTTTTTTGGCTGTAGAAGACCAAGAAGCAAGAATTTGGGAAGGTGCAGAGAAAAATTATGTCCGTGCAGTTGCTCAAATTGCGGCTTTGGTTGCGGGAAATGAAGATTTAGAAACGAGGTTTGAACAATCTCGTAGTAATACTAATTTAGTGGCGCAAGTAGCAGAAGTTTTGGCGAGTAATACTGATGCCAAAAATGCTCTTAGTACCGTCGGTCAGTTGGTTTGTAAGCGCTTTGAAGTTCCTGGTTTTTTAGTGCTCAATGCCGATCGCGATGATACCTACACTTTACTTTATCAGTATCCGTCACTGAATCAGCGATCGCTGACTATTCCCATACCCATTCTCGAAGACGAAGAATGGCAGCAAATGAAGCCCGATGGTGGTTTAATTGCGATTGAAAACCTCGAAGAAAGCGAACATTTCAGCAATTGGAGTAAAGCTTTAAGTCAATTAGGAGCGCGATCGCTACTTTTACATCCTATTCAAAATGGGGACGCAAAAGGAATGTTATTAATTACCCATAATGCTCCTCGTACTTGGAATTCCACCGAACGTTTGTTAGCTACGGTAGTAGCAGGACAAATTGGTTGGCTACTCAAGCTGGTTAAACTCAAAAATAACACCATAGCTTTATCTTCACAACAACAAACCTTGCAAACTGGGCTGACTCAACTTTGGGAAGCTAACAGCGATCGCGTTTGGTTGGAATATTTAGCTAATTTACTCACTGCTCCTTTTGCTTTACTTTTAAGTTGGCAAAAAGTTAGTAAACCTCAAGGAAAAATAACTGCATCGGTGGGAGCTTTACCATCTGTAGATAATTTAACTATTGCGGTGGAAGGCGATCCTTTACTGCAAGCTGCACTTGCATCCTCCAACTTTTATGATTGTTCTTTAGCGGGACTTAACCCCATTAGTAAAAAATGGTTAAATTATCCTCAACAGGCGAAAGCTTACTTATTTCCCGTACGTACTTATTTCCATGAAACTGCAATGGGAATGTTTGTTTTTGCTTTTCCTGATGGTAGTCAATTTCCCACTCATCTGGGAGAAATAGCTACTATTTTAATGCGTCAATTTGCTTGGTATCGCCGCAACCAACAACAAACTGCAACTTTTCTCAAAGGTAGACGAGATAACCAAACTCTTAATTGGTACAAACATCGTTGCTTAGAATTTTTACATCAAGCTGTCGCTAATTGGTTAGCTCTTAGCGAAACCGAGCCTCAAGGGAATAAAATTGAAATTGGCGGTCAATCTTTACAACAAACACGACAACAACAAAAGCTGCGTGAGTTAGAAGATATCGAAGCCACACTCACCAGTGTTATAGCTGAAGAAGATTGGCAACTAAAAGGTAGTTTAGGAGTTGTCTCCGTACCTAGTTTACTCAAGCGATCGCTGCGTTTGGTTGAAACTAGCTACCAAAAACGTAATTTACTTACTCGCATTCATAACGCTGGTGGTTTAACTGTTTACAGCGATCGCTTTAAACTCGAATGTGTCTTATTTGAATTACTCTTAGTTGCTCAATCTCGCGCTCCTGAAGGTAGCGAAATTGAATTTTGGTGTCGCACCCTCCCCGCTCACATTGAAGTGTTACTTGTGGAAACTTGGGAGGTTCAACCGACAAACAAATCTGCTGCTAAATTACCTTGGGAAATTCCTGCTGATTCTTTTACACCTACTAACATAAATTTGAAAGTTTGTCAACGTATAATCCAAGCTTTAGGTAGCAAACTTCGTTTCCACAAACTTCAAGACGGTCGTTATTTAACTCGTTTAATTTTACCCACTCCTAGGAAGTGA